AcaaagcagctcacagccatctgaaactctagttccagggaatctaactcATGCACTCATACATTCATGCTGGCAAACACttaaacatataaaacaaaaaaatattttttgaaggaTGAAAATgatggggccagtgagatggcttgtAGCAAACCTGACAAGCTAAAGTTGGTTGGTCCTCACAGTCCACACAGTCACCTGGCTCTgactctgaaagttgtcctctgccccaACAAGTGCttccacacaaaaacacactgtcttagtcagagttgcTATTGCTgtcatgaaacaccatggccaaaggcaccttgaaaaggaaagggtttattgtacTCACAGTTGAATACCATCAAAAGCAGTAAAGGTAGGAACTTAAGTAGGCCAGGAACCTGAAGTTAGCGGCTGGTGCACAGGTGCCATGAAGGAACGCTGCTTCCTGGGTTGATCCCCATGCCTTACCCAGCTTAATTTCTAACGAAATCCAGGATAATCAAGttaggaatggtgccacccacagtgggctgggccctctcccatcagCCTACAGCCCAGTttcatggaggtattttctcaagaCTCACTGCTTTGACTCTtaacttgtgtcaaattgacatgaaATTAGTCAAcatacacagtaaataaatacagTAATAATAAAGAGTGAAAGAGTTCCAAACAAGAGAGAATGGCAGTTTTTACTGTAAGTTCTGTTGACTATAGTTTGCTTGAGtactgttaaaataaataaataaatgaatgaataaatagatagTCACACTGAAATAAAAACTAGGGTTATATGTAGAAACTATTAATGTGTGAGATAACTCAGGAAATTGGTTTTGATTGTTGAGTGACAGGCAGCCTGGAGCTGACCATGTAGGAGGAAGATGGATTGAATACTCTAAAAACACAGTGACTAAAACCTCAGTCACAGCGTTTTCCAGTAGAAGCACCTGATAAATAGCTCTCTTGTTAAAACAGTAGCATCTATTTACTGTGCTTACAGTATGTTGGGTGATGctttataaaagagaaataaacaagAGCTTTCTTAGTCCAGCTCAGGGTCTTTAACTACTAGGTTAGAGCTCTTAAGACTTTACCAGGATTTTCTCAAGTattctctccagtcccagagttctgttttgttctgtagtGGACTATTGGACTATTGCAGGTGCAGTAGTATACAAGTCATTACAGAGCAGCCAGTACTTAAACAGGTTCTGTGTTTTGTAATAACTATCGTCTTTGACACTAGGAAGTCTTAACAAAGGAGACAGTGGGATTGGGCTTGAGTTGAAACCAGTTCTCAGACACCATGCCAGTTGTTGTTTCAGAGATTTTCAGAGATGAGGTCTATTCTTCGTACTTTCATCAGATTATTTACAGATATTCACGCTGAACAGTCATATTTATTTGTCACTTTCCAGTTACACATGCACCAGACAAGTAGTTTCTTAGGTTTGTCTAAGGTGTTGTCCACCTAATTCCTCTTTCTTGGCAGGTGCACAGGTTCTAATCTGTTACCTGCATTTATTATCTATTCTAAGCTAGTCCTTTGCTCAGACATTATATTTACCAATGGAAAACTGTTAACACTGCCCTTTTATATGGAAATGAAGTGTTTTCCACCTGTAtcttctaaaaacttaaaataggGATTAAGCCTAACATGGTTGCATCCATTAATAAGCCCTATACTTTAGGAtgatgaggcaggaagactgtacTTTTGAGGCAACCTGAGTTATATAATGGATGATTGGAGCAACCCAGGTTACACAGTGAAATCATGTCTCCGatgataaaatagaaaacaaaatgcagACTCACCTGGAGGCCTGGGTTAGATTGCCAGCCCCTTGGTGGCTAACAGCCCTCTAGTAACTCTTGGGGCTAGTAAAATTTGGAGCTAGTAACTCTAGCCCCAAGGGCTCCAGTGCCTGTATTCCACTGGCACTCTGCACATGGAGTGTACAGAGGATATACTTGGAAGCAGAACACCCATGCAgatgcttaatttttaaaaatcaagaatataaaaataaggtGAAACAAGAATAGTTAGAGAATTGAAAGTTCCTTTAGGAtcgtggctctcaaccttcctaatgttctGACCCTTTATTACAGTTCCTCTGTTGTGGCGATCCTCAgcgtaaaattattttgttgctacttcttaactgtaattttgctactgttatgaattctaATGTCTGATGGGTAGCCCATAGTTGAGAACCCCTGTTTTAGGCCATCAGTCAGTTGCCCCATTTGTTCTTTTCCTGTATATTTTAAGTAGCAAATATTTGCTCTCTGGCCAGGTGTAATATGGTAAAGAGAGATGACCATGAGCGTCATCCTGGTCGGAATGGCCACCATTGTGGATACTTTAGTAGCTTGTTTGGGGAGTTTGACTCCAGGTAGTGGTGTCTCTTCAGAAACTTGCATGTCTGAATGAGGGTGTTCTGAAGCCTAAAGCTTCTGTTCAGGTTGTTTTCTTAGTGCTTTTGAGTTTGAAGGTAAAGTACACTTCACTGGGTAATCTTTGTccaactctgttttgttttgttttgttttgttttgttttgttttgttggaattAGTGCCAGAACAGATAAAGCCCAGTGTAAGCCAGCCTCAGCCTGCCAACTCTGATAACGGCACTTCCACAGCAACCAGCACTAATAATAATGCCAAGCGAGCTACAGCCAGCAATCAGCAGCCGCCGCcaccgcagcagcagcagccgcagcaagagcagcagcagcagcagccacaagCCTTGCCTCGGTATCCACGTGAAGTACCTCCACGATTTCGCCACCAGGAACACAAACAGCTTCTGAAGAGGGGTCAGCATTTTCCTGTCATAGCAGCAAACTTGGGATCTGCTGTTAAGGTGTTAAACAGCCAATCAGAAAGCAGTGCTGTAACAAATCAACAGCCACAAAATAACGGAGAGGTGCAGAACAGCAAGAGCCAGTCAGGTGAGTGAAGACAGTTCTGACAGAACTCACTGGCAGTGAGGGAATGTTGTCATCTATAGTTTGTGGTGTTAGGTTTCCTGTAGCAAGAGCTGGGCTTTGATTTTAGAATCCTGAATAGGGAGCTTGAAAGGAGACTCCTTTACTGTCAGGTTCATTCCTGTCTGTCTTAGAAAGTGAGCATCAGAATTGCTTTTGTCTTCTTTCAGGTCCCATACTTTAAGAAGTTGGTAGTTCAAATCGAACCCTCCCCACTCCTTGTGTTACTCAGTTACATACATTTATTCCTCAACTACCCTACACAAGGGTAGTTATCATCTTTATCCCTGACCATCCCTGGTATCTAGTCACTTGCTGCCTGAATGCTCCTTTATGTATACCAAGCACTAGTCTTTGTCGTAAGATATAGTATGATATTTCACAGCTAGTAAATAGCTCATTTTGGATTCAAGTCCATGATTCCAGAGCCATGCTCATAAACACCATGGTGCTCTCTAGCAGCTCATTGGCTATGATAGGAAAGGGACGGGAAGACATTTCTAAGCTAGGTCTCCAGAGCAGCACATTTTAGGACACAGATGTACTTCTTCTGCTCCTAAGTCCTTTACTACCTGTGTGAAGTTGATCAAGAAACTAATTCATGAgaccttccttttgtttttaattgttttgttttaagagtcTATCTCACCTTGGAACTCTAGGTGGCTTTGAACCCTTGACAAATttacctgcctcagcttctcaagtgctgggattaataccCCCATACCCATCAGGGATCTTCTTTCTTAATTTATAATACAGGTACCAGGATCCTACCTTGTAAGGGTGCTTTGAAGTCTAAATTGTATGAGATATTAAAACAGTCAGCTCAGTGCCTGATGTTTAAATgctgaataaattttcttatcCCTACATGTTAGTTAGATTTTCTATTGAGGCAATGAAAtatcaaaaagcaagttgggggttagaggtttattttgttttttttggtttatacTTCCTTCCATATTGCTGGTCATTATTGAagtaagtcagggcaggaacctggaggcagcagctgatgctaaggccatggaagaatgctgcttactgacttgctccttatggcttgctcagtctgctttcttatagaacccaggaccacttgcccagggatggccccacctaTGGTGGACCGTGgtctctcccatcaatcactaattaagaaaatgccactttaagtggatcttatggaggcattttctcagttgattttccttcctttcagataacttagcttgtgtcaggttgacataagactagccagcacacactAACATTTACTCAAAGACCTATTCTTTTCAAAATGAGTTTAACATTGAACATAGGCCAGGTTATATGGAATTAAGAAGTTGAATTTCATTTGGGAAGCCAGGTTGGAAAACAGTATATTACTTAGCAGCGTAAGCAATTTGTTAGTAAAGTATTACTTATCCATCAAATGCCTGGACACCTATGTTGAGTCAGGGCTGATGGTATATGATAAACAGACAGTGACATGACATAGtatatttatgaaattttatGTATGTCTCTTCCATTTGggaaaagaacaaacaaagctatttttaaaatggaaacaacAGTAGTGCAATAAGAGTagtatatttcaaaaataagtatgggactggagagatggctcgctcAGTAAAGTGCctactatgcaagcatgagggctgAGTTCAGGTGTTCTGCACCCCTTTGTAGTCTTAGGGAAGATAAAGTAAGGGGCTTGTTGACAAGCCACAGTCTAggcaaaaaaaaacccccaaaacccaagAATGAAGACACCCAGCATCAGCCTCTGATCTCCATACACATGTACAGGCATGTACACAAAATGAGTGTAAGTTAGAGGAATcaagttttggattttttgtttgtttgtttcgagacagggtttttctgtgtagccctggctgtcctggaacgagGAATCAAGTTCTATAGATGTGCATTCCAATGAAAAGTTCTCAGGTGTGAACATAGGCAAAAGCCTCCAACAAAAGTGAGGAAGAAGAGCCTCTGCCTGTGTCTAGAAGAGCGTAGCAAGCAGGGGGCCACATTTATTTGGAGACATTATATCCTAAAGCCATTAGGGAATGCAGACGATGAAACTGAAACACTGAGGAACAAGATTGGTACTTTTGTCTTTATAGGCTTATtttttaaaccttttaaaaatatgtgtgcttGTGATCTTGCATGAGTATATATGTAAGCCTAGTGGCCTGAGTCAGTCTCAGGAACTGAGACCACAGAGTTGTTTGACCTCTGGCATTCAGGTAcacccccccagccccacccccatccccacacgCTGCAACGCAGTAAATACAGATTTCAGACTGCTTCTTTATACTCTAAAGGCAGGGCAGATCCTGCTCTTGCTCAAATAGACTGAGTTGGGAGACTCTAGTGGAGGTGACAATAGTGAACCCTGACAGAATACTGTTATGGCCAAAGTGTTCTGACCTCTTATTTATCCATGAGACACAATCCATAGTACAGTTAAAAGACTAGAGCAGTGAATGTCCTTCCTTTCCAGTCCAAGGGCTGAAGCATTCTTAGTCGACTTGCTAtggttttttatttctattaacaTGCGTGCACACGTCATTATGATTAAGCCATTTGAAAGTGAGGTGCTGAACCTCATGGCACTTCATGTTCAGTGCCCTGAgacagcttttttgttttttaagatgtaAGTATTTACTATGTACACAGTGTTCTGTCTGGTCTCTGGCTCATTTGTAGCTAAGTATGACCTTGATCCTCTTCTCCACTACCTTCCTCAACTGCTAGGGTTATAGACTTTTATTACCACACCCACGTTCTGCAGTGCTGGGCACTGAATCCAGGGCTTCctatatgctaggcaagcaagcACTCCAGTGACTATGGTTTTTCTAATGTTGATCATTTTGTGTCCttgttattttcttatttgtggATTATAATTTGTCAGGCAGTCCTCTCAGCACAGGATTGAGTAGGTTTATTGATATGTATTCCTGTCTTTTTCATGTTGCAGTAGGAGTACTTTGTGTTACTCATAgttaaactttattattttcaatGTGAGTAGTTTCGTTGTAGATGTAGATGCCTAGTGTCTTTTTCTTATCCCTGCCTTATGGAATTGCcagcacatgcatgcagagaCACATGCAGTAATCCAAGGTGGTGATCGTGATGCAGACTAGCTGCCCtagctggcggggggggggggggggcagggggggaggTGGTGCTTTTGCTTTCTTGGACACAGGGAAGAATAAAGGCAAAGGCATAGGTCTTAGAACACAGTGTGGTTAGATGTCTTGTGCTTATTAAAAAGACCAAGTGTCTTCCCAACATTCACATCATGGGGTTCAAAAATGCCTGTGACTCCCAACTACGGAgaatccagtgcccttttctggcttttaggaacacatacaccccacacacatacagacatatatacatgtcATGGGACAATCAcacaaatatatagatatatgtgtaaataaaataatattttaaaaatgagaaaaataccaagTTAAGGAAAATTATTAAAGAAGTTTTATGCTTCACCCCATGTTTTCTAGAAGGAGGCATCCTAGGGGTATGAGTATTTATTACAATAGTAAAGACTCGTTACACTAGCTGTGATGTGTTTTTCATGTGGGTGATGAGATAAGTGAAAACGTGTTTGGGAGAAGAGTAGAAGGATGATAATCACGGGTGTACATCATTAATGATGGTAGTGCCTTACATGGACCAGGTACAGCTAGCTCCTGGAGTTCATCATTTAATTCTTCTAGCAGTTCCTGCTATCTAGATAAGGAAACTAAGGCAGACAAAGAAACAAGGGCTTGTCTTTGATCTCAGAGACTGTGTAAGTGGTATAAAATGTctcttggtttgttgtttgttttgttttgagacaggcagggtctttctacatagccttggctgttctgaaactcagtgTTGCTCTAGAacccacagaaatccacctgcctctgcctcccaagtgctgtgattggaATTCTCACCTGCTGACAGCAGTTACTAAATGCTTTTCTTGAGTAGTTAATGGTTAATTGAACAACCAAGTTTATTAGAAGGTTACCCTCGCTCTTCTTTTGCTAGATATCGTGGCACGTGGTTGTAGTCATAATCTCAGCAATCCTGTGGCTAATGATGAAAGATTGTTCACAAATTCAGGACCAGcgtgggctacacagagagacgcCGTCGCAAAAATCAAAGGACCGGGGATAAAGCGCAGGGTTAAAAGACTTGCCAAGCATGAGAAGGGTTCAGTCCCTGGCACGCCCAACCCCCAAATGAAAATAACATGACTTCGTTTCACAGGTTCTTGTCCTCTAGCGTCTATGAAGCATCCGGGCTTGAGGCCTTTTGTTGCTAGTATGTcagtcctttttttcttttttttgctacTTTGCTGTATGGAGGACTGTAATTAtcttgtgtatgttgtatgttctgctgctgtgatgaaacaccatgatcaaaatgcagctttggaaggaaagggtttatttggcgaatgcttccacatcactgtaTATCATCAAAGGACGTCAGTGTGGGAACTCAATAGGGCAGGAGCTTATACAGagtccatggaggagtgctgcttacccAGGTGCTTTCTTACAGAGCCCAGGGCCActtgcccagggatggtaccacccacagtgggctgagacTGACTCccctatcaatcattaatcaagaaactaCCCTATGGGGTTGGTTGCCaacagcttgatcaggtttttgtttttgtttttgtttttgttttgttttgttttgttttgttttttgattgggttttggttttggtttgactttggttttagttttgcttttatgagacagggtctctgtgtgtagtcctgactatgcttgaacttgttctatagaccaaatggcctcaaactcagatctgtctgttcctgcttccccataCACCACCTCGTGTAGCTTGGAAACCATTTTTTTAATGAAGGTTTCCTTCTCTCATGACTTTAGCGTGTATGAAGTTAACTTAAAACTGTCCAGCACATCTTGCTTCTCTCACTCAGTTTCTACAAGTTAACTTTTGTCCCTCGGTTTCTCACATACAAAGTGAGGGCAACACTTGTACTCTACAATGGTCCCAGGCACTTGCTGCAAGAGTTTGCAGACCTGCTGCTGTGTAGCAGTGAGTGCTAGCCGTGGATTGATATTGCCCTTGTATGTTGCAGTATAGAATTATTTCTTCCAGGAAGGCTGACTTTTTGGTTCTTTTTATCATGTGGATTCTACATAAGCAATAAAGAAGACAAATATCATCGACTACTTTTGGGGGGCATGGATGGACGGATGAACAGGGTTCTACTAATTAGTCCTTGCTTGCCTCTGAATCAcagatctgcctcctgagggcttgGATTCACGGTGTGACCAGAACCAGCTACTCACACTGTGATGAAATAATTGTAAAGGGAGTAGTAGTTGGTGCACTTTGCAGCACTTACTTAAATTATATTTACTGGATTTGTTACAGGTCAATCTCTAGTTGCTTTTCTTGCCATTATTACAGCTCTTCATCATTTGTTTCTTAGCATTTGTACTTTGAGAAAAAGTGAGACAAGCAGCAACATTTTTCCATACTAGCAAATCACACTAATAGTGTGACTTGGACTTATTTCCAGACCTTCATCCTGGGAACTATAGTGAAAGTCACACTTGAAGACAGCCTAAGTACAAATGTTTTATGTAGCCAATGTCACAGATGCATGTCTACCCACTGGACCCTTTAATgagatagatggagaaactaacaAAAACACTGCGGgaaagaatagaaataaaaacagatggTAGTTAGATGCCAATCTAAGGCTTGGTCATGTGATGGATGCCTATGGCCTTCAGTATCAGCTGCTGAATTACTGATCATAATTTGGTGATTTTCAGCATACCAATTTTTCTGTGTTGTCTCTTACTAAGCATGGCTATGAAAGTAAATTAGGAAATTGTTTAAAGTTAATGTTCTTCCTTATGTATAGCATGGTAATTAAGTGTATACACTAATAAACCAGAAATACAGTGCAAAGGCTTTGGGATCCTTACAGAATTCTTCTAACCCAAAGGAGTTGTGTGGAAAGCTGTTTTAGGAAACGGAATCATTTTGGGCTGCTTACGCTTACTTAGCTTTTTACATCCCAGTCTGTTTTCTCCCGTGTCAAGTCCTAAGCCTGGATTGCCCTAATTCATCATTACCACTCAGTCTTCTCTCCAGAATTCTTATATTTGTTGGATGTTGTCCGTTTATATATTTAGCAGGTCTCCCTGTGGGACTTTTTGTCCCATGCTGTACTGTAGGGTATTGAACAAAGCAGCAGAATTCTGCCTGTGAAATTACTGAACATGGAGCCTTGGTGGCTGAAAGATAATCAGCGCCTCACAGCCATTCTGCGGAGCATCTTGCTAATGTTGAGGAGCTACGTGTATTTCTAATGGATCGTCATTTTTCTCAGCCTACATACTATTTTGGAAATTGTTAACACTTATAAATAGATATACTTCTCCTTTATTCTAGATATAAATCATAATACTTCAGGATCCCATTATGAAAATTGCCAGCGGGGACCTGTGTCTTCTACAAGTGACTGTAGCACAAGCTGTAAGAATGCTGTAAACGACTTGTTGGAAAAAGAAGCATGGCCCTCAGCCCCTGGCAGTGATCCTGAGTTGGCTCCAGAATGTATAGATGCTGATTCTGCCTCCAATTCTGAGTCAGAGAGAAACATCACTGTCATGGCTTCAGGGAACACAGGTGGTGAGAAAGATGGCCTTCGGAACAGCACTGGACTTGGTTCTCAAAGCAAATTTGTGGTTGGTAGCAGCAGCAATAATGTGGGCCATGGAAGTAGTACTGGCCCATGGGGCTTTCCCCATGGAGCCCTAATAAGCACATGTCAGGTCTCTGTGGATGCTCCTGAAAGCAAACCAGAAAGTAGTAACAATAGGATGAATGCTTGGGGCACTGTAAGTTCTTCATCAAATGGAGGGTTAAATCCAAGCACTTTGAATTCAGCTAGCAACCATGGTGCCTGGCCAGTATTAGAAAACAATGGACTTGCCCTAAAAGGGCCTGTAGGGAGTGGGAGTTCTGGCATCAATATTCAGTGTAGTACCATAGGCCAGATGCCTAACAATCAGAATATCAACTCTAAAGTCAGTGGCTCTTCTACCCATGGTACCTGGGGTAGCCTTCAGGAAACTTGTGAGCCTGAAGTAAGTGGTACACAGAAGGTTTCATTCAGTGGTCAACCTCAGAATATCACCACTGAAACGACTGGACCAAATAACACTACTAACTTTATGACCTCTAGTTTACCAAACTCCGGTTCAGTACAAAATAATGAACTGCCTACTAGTAATCCAGGGGCCTGGCGTGTGAGCACAATGAATCATCCTCAGATACAGGCTCCGTCAGTTATGAATGGCACTTCCCTTTCTCACCTTAGTAATGGAGAGTCAAAAACTGGAGGCTCCTACGGTACTACATGGGGTGCCTATGGTTCTAATTACTCTGGCGACAAATGTGCAGGCCCTAATGGCCAAGCCAATGGTGACACTGTGAATGCAACTCTAATGCAGCCTGGCATAAATGGGCCTATGGGCACTAACTTTCAAGTTAATACAAATAAAGGGGGAGGTGTATGGGAGCCTGGGACAGTGAATTCCCAGAGTTCACCATGGGGAAGTGGAAATGGTGCAAATTCTGGAGGAAGTCGAAGAGGATGGGGAAGTCCTGCACAGAACACTGGCACTGGTCTATCCAGTGTCGAGTGGAACAAACTGCCTAGCAACCAGCATTCCAATGACAGTGCAAATGGCAATGGTAAGAAGCTTACAAATGGATGGAAATCTACTGAGGAAGACGATCAGGGTTCTGCCACATCTCAGACAAATGAGCAAAACAGTGTGTGGGCCAAAGCAGGAGGCACAGTGGAGAGTGATGGTAGTGCAGAGAGCACTGGACGCCTTGAAGAAAAAGTAACCGGGGAAAGTCAGAGTAGAGATAGAAGAAAAATTGATCAGCACACATTACTCCAAAGCATTGTAAACAGAACTGACTTAGATCCACGTGTCCTATCCAACTCTGGGTGGGGACAGACTCCTATTAAGCAGAATACTGCCTGGGATACAGAGACATCAccaagaggggaaagaaagactgACAATGGGACAGAGGCCTGGGGAAGCTCTGCAACACAGACTTTTAACTCAGGGGCATGTACAGATAAGACTAGCCCTAATAGTAATGATACCTCATCTGTATCAGGGTGGGGTGATCCCAAACCTACTCTGAGGTGGGGAGATTCCAAAGGCTCAAACTGCCAGGGGGGGTGGGAAGATGACTCTGCTGCTACAGGAATGATCAAGAGCAACCAGTGGGGGGGTTGCAAGGAAGACAAGTCTACATGGAATGATTCGCAAAAGAGCAAACAAGGCTGGGGTGACGGACAAAAGTCAAGCCAAGGTTGGTCCATTTCTGCCGGTGATAACTGGGGAGAATCTTCCAGGAGTAACCATTGGGGTGAGGCCAATAAGAAATCCAGCTCAGGAGGCAGTGACAGTGACAGGTCCATTTCTGGTTGGAACGAACTTGGGAAAACTAGTTCTTTTACTTGGGGAAATAATATAAATCCAAATAACTCATCGGGATGGGATGAATCTTCTAAACCGAACTCTTCCCAGGGGTGGGGAGACCCTCCAAAGTGTAATCAGTCTCTAGGTTGGGGAGATTCATCAAAGCCAGTTAGTTCTCCAGATTGGAACAAGCAACAAGACATTGTTGGATCATGGGGAATCCCACCAGCCACCAGCAAGCCTCCTGGTACAGGCTGGCTCGGGGGACCTATTCCTGCTCCAGCAAAGGAGGAAGAACCCACAGGCTGGGAGGAGCCATCCCCAGAATCTATACGAAGAAAAATGGAGATCGATGATGGAACTTCAGCTTGGGGAGATCCAAGCAAATACAACTACAAAAATGTGAACATGTGGAATAAAAACATCCCGGAAGCCAGCGGCCGCTCAGACCAGCAAGCGCAGATGCACCGGCTATTGCCAGCCGCAAGTGCCGTCTCAAGCAAGGAGACCAGCAGTGGCTCTGGTAAGCGTTCCCGTGTGGAGTGCAGAGGTATTGTGGAAGCAAGCTTTGTGTTGACATGCCTGTCATAAGATTTGTGTAACACGGCTCTTGGATATGCACATCAAGACCTTTCAGCTGTGACCTAGAGGTGACATTCACCTGGCAACAGCTCTGGTTTGTGGAGTCTTGCTCTGTTGTGTTAGGAATGTAGTAGAAGAGGTTAAGTGCAGACTTACACACTTAGGTATTCTTAGTCAAGCCTTAACAACGTGGTTTCACTACTGAAGTACAATAAAGCCAAATGCCTGAGGACCGTACTCTAGATATTTGGTATTATATTTGATCTTATGGGATTTTCTCACTGAGGCATGAAGTTAGTACCTCCTCAGTTAACTGGATAATGTGTGCACCTGAAGCATCGCACTGCTTTCTAGTATACTCTGACCTTTGCTCTCCTGTACTCAAAGTTTTTTCTCTGTAAATTGATAGGGCAACATTTTCTAAATGTGGCAGCCCTACATTGCCTTTGTTAACAGGAGTTTTATTGAATAATGCTCCATTGGTTAGAGAGCCGGTAATGTTTTCATGAATTCTTCTTTTAGTGCCTAATTgtgtgggggttttgttttgttttgttttgaaatataagCCTAGTC
This Mus musculus strain C57BL/6J chromosome 7, GRCm38.p6 C57BL/6J DNA region includes the following protein-coding sequences:
- the Tnrc6a gene encoding trinucleotide repeat-containing gene 6A protein isoform X14 — its product is MQLVAEPSLEARCPGSQDTPLPEEWNRDLVQEEEQLMEEKKKKKDDKKKKEAAQKKATEQKIKVPEQIKPSVSQPQPANSDNGTSTATSTNNNAKRATASNQQPPPPQQQQPQQEQQQQQPQALPRYPREVPPRFRHQEHKQLLKRGQHFPVIAANLGSAVKVLNSQSESSAVTNQQPQNNGEVQNSKSQSDINHNTSGSHYENCQRGPVSSTSDCSTSCKNAVNDLLEKEAWPSAPGSDPELAPECIDADSASNSESERNITVMASGNTGGEKDGLRNSTGLGSQSKFVVGSSSNNVGHGSSTGPWGFPHGALISTCQVSVDAPESKPESSNNRMNAWGTVSSSSNGGLNPSTLNSASNHGAWPVLENNGLALKGPVGSGSSGINIQCSTIGQMPNNQNINSKVSGSSTHGTWGSLQETCEPEVSGTQKVSFSGQPQNITTETTGPNNTTNFMTSSLPNSGSVQNNELPTSNPGAWRVSTMNHPQIQAPSVMNGTSLSHLSNGESKTGGSYGTTWGAYGSNYSGDKCAGPNGQANGDTVNATLMQPGINGPMGTNFQVNTNKGGGVWEPGTVNSQSSPWGSGNGANSGGSRRGWGSPAQNTGTGLSSVEWNKLPSNQHSNDSANGNGKKLTNGWKSTEEDDQGSATSQTNEQNSVWAKAGGTVESDGSAESTGRLEEKVTGESQSRDRRKIDQHTLLQSIVNRTDLDPRVLSNSGWGQTPIKQNTAWDTETSPRGERKTDNGTEAWGSSATQTFNSGACTDKTSPNSNDTSSVSGWGDPKPTLRWGDSKGSNCQGGWEDDSAATGMIKSNQWGGCKEDKSTWNDSQKSKQGWGDGQKSSQGWSISAGDNWGESSRSNHWGEANKKSSSGGSDSDRSISGWNELGKTSSFTWGNNINPNNSSGWDESSKPNSSQGWGDPPKCNQSLGWGDSSKPVSSPDWNKQQDIVGSWGIPPATSKPPGTGWLGGPIPAPAKEEEPTGWEEPSPESIRRKMEIDDGTSAWGDPSKYNYKNVNMWNKNIPEASGRSDQQAQMHRLLPAASAVSSKETSSGSGWGEPWAEPSTPATTVDNGTSAWGKPIDSGPSWGEPITAASNASTWGSSSVGPQSLSKSGPKSMQDGWCGDDMPLPGSRPTGWEEEEDVEIGMWNSNSSQELNSSLNWPPYTKKMSSKLHQYCLGQQAPHGTSSGEDEEKGKSMLTLHFTASSSPSH
- the Tnrc6a gene encoding trinucleotide repeat-containing gene 6A protein isoform X13 encodes the protein MQLVAEPSLEARCPGSQDTPLPEEWNRDLVQEEEQLMEEKKKKKDDKKKKEAAQKKATEQKIKVPEQIKPSVSQPQPANSDNGTSTATSTNNNAKRATASNQQPPPPQQQQPQQEQQQQQPQALPRYPREVPPRFRHQEHKQLLKRGQHFPVIAANLGSAVKVLNSQSESSAVTNQQPQNNGEVQNSKSQSDINHNTSGSHYENCQRGPVSSTSDCSTSCKNAVNDLLEKEAWPSAPGSDPELAPECIDADSASNSESERNITVMASGNTGGEKDGLRNSTGLGSQSKFVVGSSSNNVGHGSSTGPWGFPHGALISTCQVSVDAPESKPESSNNRMNAWGTVSSSSNGGLNPSTLNSASNHGAWPVLENNGLALKGPVGSGSSGINIQCSTIGQMPNNQNINSKVSGSSTHGTWGSLQETCEPEVSGTQKVSFSGQPQNITTETTGPNNTTNFMTSSLPNSGSVQNNELPTSNPGAWRVSTMNHPQIQAPSVMNGTSLSHLSNGESKTGGSYGTTWGAYGSNYSGDKCAGPNGQANGDTVNATLMQPGINGPMGTNFQVNTNKGGGVWEPGTVNSQSSPWGSGNGANSGGSRRGWGSPAQNTGTGLSSVEWNKLPSNQHSNDSANGNGKKLTNGWKSTEEDDQGSATSQTNEQNSVWAKAGGTVESDGSAESTGRLEEKVTGESQSRDRRKIDQHTLLQSIVNRTDLDPRVLSNSGWGQTPIKQNTAWDTETSPRGERKTDNGTEAWGSSATQTFNSGACTDKTSPNSNDTSSVSGWGDPKPTLRWGDSKGSNCQGGWEDDSAATGMIKSNQWGGCKEDKSTWNDSQKSKQGWGDGQKSSQGWSISAGDNWGESSRSNHWGEANKKSSSGGSDSDRSISGWNELGKTSSFTWGNNINPNNSSGWDESSKPNSSQGWGDPPKCNQSLGWGDSSKPVSSPDWNKQQDIVGSWGIPPATSKPPGTGWLGGPIPAPAKEEEPTGWEEPSPESIRRKMEIDDGTSAWGDPSKYNYKNVNMWNKNIPEASGRSDQQAQMHRLLPAASAVSSKETSSGSGWGEPWAEPSTPATTVDNGTSAWGKPIDSGPSWGEPITAASNASTWGSSSVGPQSLSKSGPKSMQDGWCGDDMPLPGSRPTGWEEEEDVEIGMWNSNSSQELNSSLNWPPYTKKMSSKGLSGKKRRRERGMMKGGNKQEDAWINPFVKQFSNISFSRDSPEENVQSNKMDLSGGMLQDKRMEIDKHSLNIGDYNRTVGKGPGSRPQISKESSMERNPYFDKDGIVADESQNMQFMSSQSMKLPPSNSALPNQALGSIAGLGTQNLNSVRQNGNPNMFGVGNTAAQPRGMQQPPAQPLSSSQPNLRAQVPPPLLSPQDPV